From Danio rerio strain Tuebingen ecotype United States chromosome 2, GRCz12tu, whole genome shotgun sequence:
AATGTGGTAAGACTCCTTATTGTCTAGTTGAAGAAGGAAATCGCTCTTGGCCATTCTCACATTAAGGGATGCACTGGACAGTCTCATCGCCTCTTTAATGATGCTGTCTGAAATTAAAGGGAAGCTTTAGCTCACGTGACCTTTTGCTATGTTAAGAATTTCGAATTCATAggcattttaatattttcaaagtGTTTCCTACCTAAAACTGGCATGTTGTCCAACTGCTCCCTTGTCAGTACAAGCCGAGAATTTGTAGGATCAACTTTCTGATTAGAACTTTCAAAGGTTCGCCTCACCTCCTCACTTGCAGCCTTCATTGCCGCAGGGCACCTACAAACAAGCAGAACATTCATCATAATAAGTACATGTCATACATATTCTTCGAGAAAACCTATCATTCTAACGAGTCTGTAGTATTTTCAAAGAACTCTTCAAGGTCATTCTTATCTCCGCCAATACAATTAACATATTTATCTGTGCTGTTTGATAACCCTTAAAAGTGACTACTGTACAGTTTAAGTATGAGTCTTACCTGATCATGTGGAACAGAGTCCAGAAGGTTGCAGGCAGAGTGTTGGCTTGTGAAGCCCAAAGTATAGCGACGTGGGTCCGGGCTTTGCTCAGCTCGTTGAAGGTAGATAGTGTGTCGTTCAAAAGCATGCGCAAGGAGATGAGATCAGACACATTGGCACGCCTGCTGAGGTTCTCATGGAGCATAGTCTTGGCAAGTTTCTCACGAGCGCTGTAGGCACTCTTAAAAACATGAATGGGGAGCCCAGCGATCAGAGCTGGGAAGATCTTATCGAActctttaaagttgtccaaagcATTGAGCACCAGAGCCTTTTGGGCCTGCTGACGTGCAATGCTCTGGTCCCCATCCAGTTCCTTTCCGAAGAGGGTCAGGTAGCCTGCTTCAAACATGACCTTGTAGCAGAAGGCGTAAATACCATCACTTTGCCATTCAGAGGTTGTGGCCTTCAACATTCCAGATTGCAGCATGGTGCCCTGGAGGTTTTCCATCATGGTCTCGATTAGAGAAGACAAGGCATCCCCTTGCAGGGTCTTCAGGAAAGTCTGATGCAAATTCTCAGTGGTGTAACCTTGACTGGGATCCATGCTCTCATGACCAAATGCCtacaaggacacacacacacacacacacacacacacacacacacacgtcatctCATGCTAATCTAAAAGTTATATTGCTGTAGCATATAACATAGCATAGCAAATGTTATTTCATTTACCTTCGCAGAGGCATCAAAGTGAAATTTCTTCCAGTCAAGGTGCCTTCCTTGACGGATGACAGCATGGTAGGAGAATGGATCACAAAGGAAATGAACATACTGCCCAGCAATCTTGCATGTAAAAATATGGCCATGCTTCTTCTGTCTGCTGCGAAGAAACTCTAAAGGATTTGCCCCAAACTGAAGAGCACAGCCAAGGAAGGGAATCCAGCCATTCTCTAATGGAGGCTCTGCAGGATGTCTGAAACACACAGCATTAAACAATTACAAACCACAGTTTAAGAACAAAGTTCACTCCTGTAGGCACATACTCTAGGTTAAATTTACTAATTCTATATCTTCAATAAACTCACTGATATCCCCAAACTTTACAAAACTTTTAGTCACAAATCTGTGAGTTTTTACCTTCTGCGTATTCCTGTAATAAGCCAAAGACAACAGCAAAGACCAACCACTATGGCCCAAATGAAG
This genomic window contains:
- the cyp7a1 gene encoding cytochrome P450 7A1 gives rise to the protein MILTISFIWAIVVGLCCCLWLITGIRRRHPAEPPLENGWIPFLGCALQFGANPLEFLRSRQKKHGHIFTCKIAGQYVHFLCDPFSYHAVIRQGRHLDWKKFHFDASAKAFGHESMDPSQGYTTENLHQTFLKTLQGDALSSLIETMMENLQGTMLQSGMLKATTSEWQSDGIYAFCYKVMFEAGYLTLFGKELDGDQSIARQQAQKALVLNALDNFKEFDKIFPALIAGLPIHVFKSAYSAREKLAKTMLHENLSRRANVSDLISLRMLLNDTLSTFNELSKARTHVAILWASQANTLPATFWTLFHMIRCPAAMKAASEEVRRTFESSNQKVDPTNSRLVLTREQLDNMPVLDSIIKEAMRLSSASLNVRMAKSDFLLQLDNKESYHIRKDDVIAMYPPMIHFDPEIYDDPLEFKYDRYIDENGQEKTTFYRNGRKLRYYYMPFGSGVTKCPGRFFAVHEIKQFLSLLLSYFEMELLDSDVKEPPLDQSRAGLGVLQPTYDVDFRYRLKSL